In the genome of Manis javanica isolate MJ-LG chromosome 17, MJ_LKY, whole genome shotgun sequence, one region contains:
- the LOC140847098 gene encoding uncharacterized protein: MTMPATWTLPQKSLAPAPEEHSSSFEGSVSFRDVAVDFSKEEWQQLDFAQRNLYRDVMLETYSHLLSVGYQVPEPEVFMLEQGKEPWASHGESPHQSCPEELWQTDDQIDSYQQRENKPLRDVAFIKKILTTKRDYEYKDIRKIIHVSQNIPSPKRPHQCDSFGNALKHNLDLHSHNKNNASKNINNITEYDKISSYTEQEYTPEKLWDHNHVKILSYKQISSQHQKIHTGEKSYECAEFVKIFTQQSQLKVHLRVHTGEKLYVCVDCGKAFVKKPEFITHQRTHTREKPYNCSECGKAFFRVSSLLRHQRIHTGEKPYECNECGKGFSYNSDLSIHQKIHTGERHHECSDCGKAFTQKSTLKMHQKIHTGERSYICIECGQAFIQKTHLIAHRRIHTREKPYECSNCGKSFISKSQLQVHQRIHTRMKPFIYTEYGKAFNNNSSLTTHKKVQIRDKSSICTECGKAFTYRSELIIHQRTHTGEKPYECSDCGKAFSQKSALTVHQRIHTGEKSYICVKCGLAFIQKAHLIAHQIIHTREKPYKCGHCGKSFTSKSQLHVHKRIHTGEKPYMCAKCGKAFTNRSNLITHQKTHTGEKSYVCPKCGKAFTQRSDLITHQRIHTGEKPYECSTCGKTFTQKSHLNIHQKIHTGERQYECHECGKAFNQKSILIVHQKIHTGEKPYVCTECGRAFIRKSNFITHQRIHTGEKPYECCDCGKSFTSKSQLMVHQPVHTGEKPYVCAVCGKAFSGRSNLSKHQKTHTGEKPYICSECGKTFRQKSELIIHHRIHTGEKPYECSDCGKSFTKKSQLQVHQRIHTGEKPYVCAECGKAFTDRSNLNKHQTTHTGDKPYKCVVCGKGFVQKSVLNVHQSIHT, encoded by the exons ATGACGATGCCTGCTACCTGGACCCTTCCCCAGAAATCTCTGGCCCCGGCTCCAGAGGAGCACAGCAGCTCGTTTGAG GGATCTGTGTCCTTCAGGGATGTGGCTGTTGATTTCAGCAAAGAGGAGTGGCAGCAGTTAGACTTTGCTCAGAGAAACCTGTACCGGGATGTGATGCTGGAGACTTACAGCCACCTGCTCTCAGTAG GGTATCAAGTTCCTGAGCCAGAGGTTTTCATGTTGGAGCAGggaaaggagccatgggcatcgCATGGTGAGAGCCCACATCAGAGCTGTCCAG AAGAATTGTGGCAGACTGATGACCAAATAGACAGCTAtcagcagagagaaaacaaacctTTAAGAGATGTTGCTTTCATTAAGAAAATACTGACTACAAAGAGGGATTATGAATACAAagacattagaaaaataattcatgtgaGCCAAAACATTCCTTCCCCAAAAAGACCCCATCAATGTGACTCTTTTGGAAATGCGTTGAAGCATAATTTAGACTTACATAGTCATAATAAAAACAATGCATCAAAGAACATTAATAATATTACTGAATATGATAAAATTTCCTCCTATACTGAACAAGAGTATACTCCAGAGAAATTATGGGACCATAATCATGTAAAAATCCTGAGCTATAAACAGATATCTTCTCAACATCAGAAAATTCATACTGGGGAGAAATCTTATGAATGTGCTGAGTTTGTAAAGATCTTCACCCAGCAGTCACAACTAAAGGTCCATCTCAGAGTTCATACAGGAGAAaaactgtatgtgtgtgttgacTGTGGGAAGGCATTTGTAAAGAAGCCAGAATTCATTACACATCAGAGAACCCATACTAGAGAGAAGCCCTACAACTGCagtgaatgtggaaaagcctttttCCGAGTATCTTCTCTCTTAaggcatcagagaattcatactggagaaaaaccctatgaatgcaatgaatgtgggaaagGCTTCTCTTATAACTCAGATCTTAGTATACATCAGaaaattcatactggagagagacACCATGAATGCAGTGATTGTGGCAAAGCATTCACCCAAAAGTCCACCCTGAAGATGCATCAGAAAATTCATACAGGTGAGAGATCCTATATATGTATTGAATGTGGACAGGCATTCATTCAGAAGACACACTTGATTGCACACCGAAGAATTCATACTAGAGAAAAACCATATGAATGCAGTAACTGTGGGAAGTCCTTCATTTCCAAGTCACAACTCCAGGTACATCAAAGAATTCACACAAGAATGAAACCTTTTATATATACTGAATATGGGAAGGCCTTCAACAATAATTCCAGTCTCACTACCCATAAGAAAGTTCAGATTAGAGATAAATCTTCCATATGCACTGAATGTGGTAAGGCCTTTACCTACAGGTCAGAGTTGATTATACATCAGAGAACTCACACTGGAGAAAAACCTTATGAATGCAGTGATTGTGGAAAAGCCTTCTCTCAGAAGTCGGCACTCACAGtgcatcagagaattcatacaggagaaaaatcataTATATGCGTGAAATGTGGGCTAGCCTTCATCCAGAAGGCACACTTGATTGCACATCAAATAATTCATACAAGAGAGAAACCTTACAAATGTGGTCACTGTGGGAAATCCTTTACTTCCAAGTCACAACTCCATGTGCATAAGCGAattcacacaggagagaaaccctatatGTGTGCTAAATGTGGGAAGGCATTCACCAACAGGTCAAATCTCATTACACATCAGAAAACTCATACAGGAGAGAAATCTTATGTGTGTCCTaaatgtgggaaggccttcacACAAAGGTCAGACTTGATTacacatcagagaattcatactggagagaaaccttatgaatgcAGTACCTGTGGAAAAACCTTCACCCAGAAGTCACACCTCAATATACACCAGAAAATTCACACTGGAGAGAGACAGTATGAATGCCATGAatgtggaaaagctttcaaccaGAAATCAATACTAATTGTGCATCAGAAAATTCATACAGGAGAAAAACCCTATGTATGCACTGAGTGTGGAAGAGCCTTCATTCGGAAGTCAAACTTCATTActcatcagagaattcatactggagagaaaccttatgaatgcTGTGACTGTGGGAAATCCTTCACTTCTAAATCTCAGCTCATGGTGCATCAACCAGTCCATACAGGAGAAAAGCCATATGTGTGTGCTGTATGTGGGAAAGCATTTAGTGGCAGGTCAAATCTCAGTAAACACCAGAAAACTCATACTGGAGAAAAGCCCTATATCTGTTCTGAATGTGGGAAGACCTTCAGACAGAAGTCAGAGTTGATTATACATCatagaattcatactggagagaaaccttatgaatgcAGTGACTGTGGAAAATCTTTCACTAAGAAATCACAGCTGCAAGTGCATCAGCGAATTCATACAGGAGAGAAGCCTTATGTGTGTGCTgag